Proteins from a genomic interval of Candidatus Gracilibacteria bacterium:
- a CDS encoding thrombospondin type 3 repeat-containing protein produces MNDSTGQAEPIGQKRESEVEKSILAVESTTALIGESAALVDGDPLTNAEFDIDRDEGHAIIVLTSNAAALTGETLKIDLGEHSAMPNKVAIYAEINSEWKTVVAPSDISGGTSFYNTWTLNFPEYTSSRWKVELWHTQPLRLREITVVDATTTVVSNGTSVIWLAQPDTTYTLYADAATQPNIQTTESPDLTSDPETIIEATLGTSLENPSFVEPDDDSDGVADFKDNCIKIANTDQTDLDQDQLGDLCEDHDADGLIASKDNCPDITNSNQTDTDEDGIGDACDTEESRVTERLPWLPWVGMGLAALVVIGVIAGSLRPKKM; encoded by the coding sequence ATGAATGACAGCACCGGACAGGCTGAGCCGATCGGCCAAAAAAGAGAAAGTGAAGTCGAGAAATCCATTTTAGCCGTGGAATCCACCACCGCTTTAATTGGAGAATCGGCGGCTTTGGTGGATGGAGATCCTTTAACCAACGCTGAATTTGACATAGATCGGGATGAAGGGCATGCGATTATTGTTTTAACGTCAAATGCCGCTGCCCTTACCGGTGAAACCCTAAAAATTGATTTAGGGGAGCACAGCGCTATGCCAAATAAAGTCGCGATTTATGCTGAAATCAACAGCGAATGGAAAACCGTAGTCGCTCCTTCCGATATCTCCGGGGGAACCAGTTTCTATAACACATGGACATTGAATTTTCCGGAATACACGTCTTCTCGTTGGAAAGTTGAATTATGGCACACCCAACCGTTACGGCTCCGAGAAATCACTGTGGTGGACGCTACAACCACCGTGGTTTCAAATGGGACCTCTGTGATTTGGTTGGCTCAACCCGATACCACTTATACGCTGTATGCCGATGCCGCCACTCAACCCAATATTCAAACCACGGAATCGCCGGATTTAACCAGTGACCCGGAGACCATTATTGAGGCCACATTGGGAACCTCATTGGAAAATCCTTCTTTTGTGGAGCCCGATGATGACAGTGATGGGGTCGCTGATTTTAAAGACAATTGCATCAAGATTGCCAACACGGACCAAACAGACTTGGACCAAGATCAATTGGGTGACTTGTGCGAGGATCATGACGCCGACGGCCTGATTGCGTCAAAAGACAACTGCCCGGATATCACCAATAGCAATCAAACGGATACGGACGAAGATGGGATTGGAGATGCTTGTGATACTGAAGAAAGTCGCGTGACCGAGCGTTTACCCTGGCTCCCTTGGGTGGGGATGGGACTTGCCGCTCTCGTTGTAATAGGAGTTATTGCCGGAAGCCTTCGTCCAAAAAAAATGTAA
- a CDS encoding DNA polymerase III subunit alpha, with amino-acid sequence MTFVHLHTHSHYSLLDGLPSPKAYVEKAKEYNAPAHAITDHGNMYGAIDFYKAAKEADIKPIIGIEAYTALTSRFSKQANIDNQIGHIVLLARNNKGYENLMTLSTKAHLEGFYYKPRIDMELLKEHSEGLIILTACLNGILAKSLLSHKEEEAFAKLQQLQEMVGIENVFIEIQDHPELMEQGILNERLIALARRGKAPIVATNDCHYILPQDKEAHDTLLCVQTGVTVDTEDRFRMNGVFAMKSPEEMKHAFSYIPEAISNTLVIADQCNVELKLGKNILPSFHTPFEKKSEDYLRELCLEGLEKRYGKTPSQEVLDRLEYELKLIHQMGFDDYFLIVHDFVSFAKNSGVLVGPGRGSAAGSIIAYCLAITDIEPLRYGLLFERFLNPERVSMPDIDIDFADDRRGDVLNYVVQKYGKDHVAQIITFGTMGARAAIRDVGRVLGIPYGDVDVIAKLIPARPGITLKEALEGDPELRKQCEANVHIKKLMDLAMKLEGVVRHASVHACAVVISDKPLIQYTPLQSTPRGENDAIITQYEMHAIESIGLLKMDFLGLKNLTILQYALEILQRTKNVTINLNEIPLEDKDTFELMARGDTTGVFQFESAGMRRYLKELGPTRFEDLIAMNALYRPGPMDWIPSYIKGKHNEKSIHYLHPSFATILKETYGVAVYQEQILQLAQMVAGFSLGEADILRKAVGKKQPELLMKQRAKFIQGAINKGHTESFAKEVFDKVIEPFAGYGFNKAHATCYAMIAYRTAYLKSHYPAEFMAALMTSDLDDTDRIVLEMNESSAMGIEVLPPSINESMAHFTVVDDTHIRFGLAAIKGVGESTVHDIHEIRQKTGPFKSIEDFARRVPFSLLNKKTLEALIYAGALDELGERKAMISSTEEISRFARSAQSTGAEGQTDIFSMLSGGDDLLPSFKLAEVPAASPLQCLNWEKQYLGLYVSGHPLQGLTSYLKKKADLLSSLTKKKIGQLIKVAGILTQIKRITTKSGSPMAYLTLEDPTGRIEVIVFSNTYLQYRSLFTEDSVVVITGKLENRRGSLQLICQNIQTVSLEAMITKAKQAKLYNPKERLQIQAVTLHSEPEKEGGVVPVEAPLGSHGEATPPPPPLPAPTVATPSKSIVLALAEHATSPEALRDLKAILLKYQGDLPVELHIPSQGMLKRIKVPFGIQMTEMLKTEIAPFAVIQ; translated from the coding sequence ATGACGTTTGTTCACCTTCATACCCACAGTCATTACAGTCTCTTGGATGGGCTTCCTTCCCCCAAGGCTTATGTTGAAAAAGCCAAAGAATACAACGCCCCGGCTCATGCGATCACAGATCATGGCAATATGTACGGAGCGATTGATTTTTATAAAGCGGCCAAAGAAGCGGACATCAAACCCATCATTGGCATCGAGGCTTACACCGCTTTAACAAGTCGTTTTTCCAAACAAGCCAACATCGACAATCAAATCGGGCATATCGTTCTCCTGGCGCGCAATAACAAGGGTTATGAGAATCTCATGACCCTTTCCACCAAAGCGCATCTCGAGGGGTTTTACTATAAGCCGCGCATCGATATGGAGCTACTTAAGGAGCACAGCGAAGGGCTCATCATTCTCACCGCGTGTTTGAATGGGATTTTGGCAAAATCATTGCTCTCCCATAAAGAGGAAGAGGCCTTTGCCAAGCTTCAACAATTGCAAGAAATGGTGGGAATTGAAAATGTTTTCATCGAAATTCAAGATCATCCGGAACTTATGGAACAAGGCATTCTCAACGAACGCCTGATTGCCTTGGCGCGGAGAGGCAAGGCGCCGATTGTTGCCACGAATGATTGTCATTATATTTTACCGCAAGATAAAGAGGCGCATGATACTTTGTTGTGCGTGCAAACCGGGGTTACGGTGGATACCGAAGATCGGTTTAGGATGAATGGGGTTTTTGCCATGAAGTCGCCGGAAGAGATGAAGCATGCTTTCTCGTACATCCCGGAAGCGATTTCCAACACGCTCGTGATTGCAGACCAGTGCAATGTGGAGCTTAAGTTGGGGAAAAATATTTTGCCGTCGTTTCATACGCCGTTCGAGAAAAAATCCGAGGATTATCTCCGGGAGTTGTGTCTGGAGGGGCTTGAAAAACGTTATGGAAAAACTCCGTCACAGGAGGTTCTCGATCGTCTTGAATATGAACTGAAGCTCATTCATCAAATGGGATTTGATGATTATTTTTTGATTGTTCATGATTTTGTGTCGTTTGCGAAAAATTCCGGGGTTTTGGTGGGGCCGGGAAGAGGATCTGCGGCAGGATCGATCATTGCCTATTGTTTGGCGATCACCGATATTGAGCCGTTGCGATACGGGCTCCTTTTTGAACGCTTTCTCAATCCGGAACGCGTGAGTATGCCGGATATTGATATCGACTTTGCCGATGATCGTCGAGGGGACGTGTTGAATTATGTGGTGCAAAAATATGGGAAGGATCATGTGGCGCAAATCATCACGTTCGGGACTATGGGGGCGCGCGCCGCGATTCGCGATGTGGGCCGGGTTTTGGGGATTCCGTATGGCGATGTGGATGTGATTGCAAAACTCATTCCCGCGCGCCCCGGCATTACCTTAAAAGAAGCTCTGGAGGGGGACCCCGAGCTCCGCAAACAATGCGAGGCCAATGTCCACATTAAAAAACTCATGGATTTGGCTATGAAATTGGAAGGAGTTGTACGTCACGCCTCGGTGCACGCCTGTGCGGTCGTAATTTCGGATAAACCTCTTATTCAATACACTCCCCTTCAATCCACGCCCCGCGGCGAAAATGACGCCATTATCACGCAGTACGAAATGCACGCCATTGAATCCATCGGCCTCCTTAAAATGGACTTTTTGGGACTTAAAAATCTCACCATCCTTCAATACGCGCTTGAAATCCTTCAACGCACCAAAAACGTCACCATCAACCTCAATGAAATCCCTTTGGAAGATAAAGACACCTTTGAGCTCATGGCTCGAGGCGACACCACCGGCGTTTTTCAATTTGAATCCGCGGGAATGCGTCGCTATTTGAAAGAACTCGGGCCCACACGTTTTGAGGATTTGATTGCCATGAACGCGCTTTATCGCCCGGGCCCGATGGACTGGATTCCTTCTTATATCAAAGGCAAACACAATGAAAAATCGATTCATTATTTGCACCCCTCGTTTGCCACGATTTTAAAGGAAACCTATGGCGTGGCCGTGTATCAAGAACAAATTCTTCAACTCGCTCAAATGGTGGCCGGGTTTTCTCTCGGAGAAGCCGATATCTTAAGGAAAGCGGTGGGGAAAAAACAGCCCGAGCTCCTCATGAAACAGCGCGCAAAATTCATCCAAGGCGCTATCAATAAAGGCCATACTGAATCTTTTGCCAAAGAAGTGTTTGATAAAGTGATTGAACCGTTTGCCGGTTATGGATTCAATAAAGCGCATGCGACATGTTATGCCATGATCGCCTACCGTACCGCCTATCTTAAGAGCCATTATCCCGCGGAATTCATGGCTGCGCTCATGACCTCGGACCTTGATGACACGGATCGCATTGTTTTGGAAATGAATGAAAGCTCAGCCATGGGCATTGAAGTGCTTCCGCCTTCCATCAATGAATCCATGGCGCACTTTACGGTGGTGGATGACACACATATCCGTTTTGGATTAGCGGCTATTAAGGGGGTGGGAGAATCCACGGTTCATGATATTCATGAAATTCGTCAGAAAACCGGGCCTTTTAAATCCATCGAGGATTTTGCGCGACGCGTTCCTTTTTCCCTTCTCAATAAAAAAACTCTCGAGGCCTTGATTTATGCCGGGGCTCTCGATGAACTCGGCGAACGAAAAGCTATGATTTCCAGCACTGAGGAAATTTCTCGCTTTGCCCGTAGTGCGCAAAGCACCGGAGCAGAAGGGCAAACCGATATTTTTTCCATGTTGTCCGGAGGAGACGACCTTCTCCCCTCTTTTAAATTGGCGGAAGTCCCGGCTGCGAGTCCGTTGCAATGCCTCAACTGGGAAAAACAATACTTGGGATTGTATGTTTCCGGACACCCGCTTCAAGGACTTACCTCGTATTTAAAGAAAAAAGCTGATCTTCTTTCTTCTTTGACCAAGAAAAAAATTGGACAATTGATTAAAGTGGCGGGAATTTTAACTCAAATCAAACGCATCACAACCAAAAGTGGTTCCCCGATGGCGTATCTTACCTTGGAAGATCCCACCGGGCGCATTGAGGTGATTGTTTTTTCCAATACCTATTTGCAATATCGAAGCCTTTTCACCGAAGACAGCGTGGTCGTGATCACCGGCAAGTTGGAAAATCGACGCGGTTCTCTTCAATTGATCTGCCAAAATATTCAAACGGTGTCGTTGGAGGCTATGATTACGAAAGCCAAACAAGCCAAGCTTTACAACCCAAAAGAACGCCTTCAAATTCAGGCGGTCACTTTACATTCCGAGCCTGAAAAAGAGGGAGGGGTCGTTCCGGTGGAGGCTCCTCTCGGTTCGCATGGGGAAGCGACTCCACCTCCTCCGCCCTTGCCTGCCCCCACAGTTGCCACCCCGAGTAAATCCATTGTACTCGCCCTGGCTGAACACGCGACCTCTCCCGAGGCTTTGCGCGACCTCAAGGCCATTCTTTTAAAATACCAAGGAGACCTTCCTGTGGAACTTCACATCCCGTCGCAAGGGATGCTTAAGCGCATCAAGGTCCCGTTTGGGATCCAAATGACGGAAATGCTTAAAACCGAGATTGCCCCGTTTGCGGTAATTCAATAG
- a CDS encoding DUF2339 domain-containing protein produces the protein MSFFLSVVALVLATLAFFRGSDLKNRFNNLEEAFLAFSKKTPLKQASIQGGPKPIQTQEAQAPKKASPQEPNALIEWLKQDWLMKVGAFFFLLAIGWFVRYAFINNWVGPYGRIAMGLMAGTAIFAWGAWLQKKRSLQGQVLIVTGATTLLTTVFAARTVYGFFTPESAMGIMVLVVAALSILSVVQRAFPLSMAALFGGAIAPLLADAPVPNYFILMIYIAVLALGMLGIVAFRGWRILILFSFIISNLYATASFEHLSQYQIYLFMGVLYAIFFVATTLAIWRSKKAESLDLFINALLALLTLFWVNEYIPEIWRSLVLSGVVIISALMTALCVRKGLVREAVYLYGASASVFLAAALNYELNGEALTIALTLESFSLTFLSNRWLKDRMATLITSCTLIVPLFMALSEMPFDYFDEKFYVILIVMLFFGATTWLFYTNKFSKTFTLIHAAVTNALAALILWWSLEIVIIGEDFAHSTALILFALEGIVLLSQSFQKNNPTLRIFGLSIIGLVIARLLLIDVWAMPLSGRIMTFFAVGALFVSTAFFKKNLITPKKGTLVFYPSFFWEVGFSHFPLLPPPPLRMPILTFFILNTPWKCRTSKSQPVFKCTWRTFNLIPSQGGMTAPDRLSRSAKKEKVKSRNPF, from the coding sequence ATGTCCTTCTTTCTCAGCGTCGTTGCTTTAGTTCTCGCAACCCTTGCCTTTTTTCGAGGCAGCGACCTTAAAAATCGCTTCAACAATCTCGAAGAAGCCTTTTTAGCTTTTTCAAAAAAAACGCCTCTTAAACAGGCCTCTATTCAAGGAGGGCCAAAGCCTATCCAAACGCAAGAGGCTCAGGCCCCAAAAAAAGCTTCTCCTCAAGAGCCCAACGCTTTAATCGAATGGCTCAAACAAGATTGGCTCATGAAAGTGGGCGCGTTCTTTTTCCTTCTCGCCATCGGCTGGTTTGTGCGCTACGCGTTCATCAATAATTGGGTTGGACCTTATGGTCGAATCGCAATGGGATTGATGGCCGGTACGGCAATTTTTGCGTGGGGGGCATGGCTTCAAAAAAAACGCTCTCTTCAAGGTCAAGTTTTAATCGTCACCGGAGCCACAACCCTTTTAACTACGGTCTTTGCCGCGCGAACCGTTTACGGCTTTTTTACACCTGAAAGTGCCATGGGAATCATGGTTCTTGTTGTAGCCGCGCTTTCTATTTTATCCGTTGTTCAACGCGCATTCCCTTTATCTATGGCCGCTTTATTCGGAGGCGCCATTGCCCCTTTATTGGCCGATGCTCCTGTCCCGAATTATTTTATTTTAATGATTTATATTGCAGTCTTAGCCTTAGGCATGCTCGGAATTGTAGCTTTCCGCGGATGGAGAATTCTTATTTTATTTTCATTCATCATTTCCAATTTATACGCCACAGCCTCTTTTGAGCACCTTTCTCAATATCAAATTTATCTTTTTATGGGGGTGCTTTATGCGATTTTCTTTGTCGCCACCACCCTCGCGATTTGGCGAAGCAAAAAAGCAGAGTCTTTAGACCTTTTTATCAATGCTTTACTGGCCCTATTAACGCTTTTTTGGGTGAATGAATACATCCCGGAAATATGGCGCAGCTTGGTTTTGTCCGGAGTGGTCATTATTTCCGCTCTCATGACAGCCTTGTGTGTGCGTAAAGGGTTGGTTCGTGAAGCGGTGTATCTATATGGAGCCTCGGCCTCTGTGTTTTTGGCCGCAGCCTTGAATTACGAGTTGAACGGCGAAGCCCTAACGATTGCGCTTACCTTGGAATCCTTTTCATTAACCTTCCTTTCCAATCGATGGCTCAAAGATCGAATGGCCACCCTCATCACCTCCTGCACGCTCATAGTCCCTTTATTCATGGCCCTTTCCGAGATGCCTTTTGATTATTTTGATGAAAAATTTTACGTCATTTTAATCGTCATGCTTTTCTTCGGAGCCACAACATGGCTTTTTTATACCAATAAATTTTCAAAAACTTTTACCCTTATTCATGCCGCAGTGACCAATGCTTTGGCTGCGCTCATTCTCTGGTGGAGTTTGGAAATTGTTATCATTGGGGAAGATTTTGCGCACAGCACGGCCCTCATCCTTTTTGCCTTGGAAGGAATTGTGCTTTTATCCCAAAGTTTCCAAAAAAACAATCCGACACTTCGCATTTTTGGACTCAGTATCATTGGATTGGTTATTGCTCGACTTCTATTGATTGATGTGTGGGCTATGCCACTTTCAGGCCGTATTATGACGTTCTTTGCTGTGGGCGCTTTATTCGTCAGTACCGCTTTTTTCAAAAAAAATCTTATAACCCCTAAAAAATGAACCCTCGTTTTTTATCCCTCGTTCTTTTGGGAAGTTTGATTTTCCCATTTTCCGCTTTTGCCTCCACCTCCACTACGAATGCCAATCTTAACGTTTTTTATACTCAATACGCCGTGGAAGTGCCGGACATCCAAGTCCCAACCCGTGTTCAAGTGCACTTGGAGAACGTTCAATCTTATTCCGTCGCAGTGATGAATGACAGCACCGGACAGGCTGAGCCGATCGGCCAAAAAAGAGAAAGTGAAGTCGAGAAATCCATTTTAG
- a CDS encoding type IV secretory system conjugative DNA transfer family protein, with amino-acid sequence MNTFLIILGLILATALTIFLLWVWFRLRLNGQKSMSMVFMKLQIPRKESKEDKEKEQEKFSTGKDFKEVIGLMKHFFESLHSIYEDPWIHRIKGQDFLSCEIVSQNNQIDFYFVVPKYLTKLVEKHITTFYPDVYIEYTDGYNIFSDKATVRGCYFRPLKHYKFPFKTYQRLNSDPLNAITNVFSKLDEDEAAALQIMIRPKKEGWQEEGRELAREIMKNKKPSFLSMLNPISWFGTLINLLFRGPTQEYLGYNAEQQRYTERTTPMTDEQIKAIEEKNTQPGFESVIRLVISSPDPVMAKQQYTSIRSAFAQYESIDNNELLHTRYHNDKQLAVNFIYRNLKRNWTQRFYHLFNGPMILCAEELASLFHIPDIRYNLAPHIRWQNFKIAKAPENLPKEGMLIGHNFYRGEKREVRIKQEDRFRHFYVIGQTGTGKSSTLQVMIRQDLKEGRGLCVIDPHGSLIEDILPFVPRERADDVVYFSPGDLERPVGLNLLEATTPEEQDWVALEAMNIMIKLFDEEVFGPRIQDYFRNGCLTLMADPEGGSLTDVVRLFTDDDYQKTRTKHVTNPIVKSFWEQQMAKTGAREKQEMIPYFAAKFGQFVTNGMMRNIIGQAKSAFDFTDVMNNKKILLMNLSKGETGEVNSKLLGLIIVAKIQMAAMRRQKQSKEQREPFFLYIDEFQNYVTDSIESILSEARKYRLGLVLAHQYLAQLEGSQAKKGAKQVSLKDAIFGNVGSIMAYKIGAQDAEFMAKEMAPVFSEQDLISMDKYKGVIKLSIDTQPSRPFSIIPVNPYTEKGDLEAAEAYKQLSRLKYGRDKDFVEREIFRRLGAIGGEREGRIFVQMEAKCLGSGFSTFLSGKFSQKFSSPTRTNKLNLYNVNTLSWLKGGFFGIIERFINKKLKQKSHAFYTPC; translated from the coding sequence ATGAACACTTTTCTCATCATCCTCGGTTTGATTCTCGCGACCGCTCTAACAATTTTCTTGTTATGGGTGTGGTTTCGATTGCGCCTCAACGGCCAGAAATCGATGAGTATGGTTTTTATGAAGCTCCAAATCCCGCGCAAAGAATCCAAGGAGGATAAGGAAAAAGAACAAGAAAAATTCTCAACCGGAAAGGATTTTAAGGAAGTGATCGGACTTATGAAGCATTTTTTTGAATCTCTTCACAGCATCTATGAAGATCCGTGGATTCATCGAATCAAAGGCCAAGACTTTTTGAGTTGTGAAATCGTTTCGCAAAACAATCAGATTGATTTTTATTTTGTAGTCCCCAAGTATCTCACCAAGTTGGTGGAAAAACACATCACTACGTTTTATCCCGATGTGTATATCGAATATACGGACGGCTACAATATTTTTTCCGACAAAGCCACGGTTCGAGGTTGTTATTTCCGGCCCCTCAAGCACTATAAATTCCCTTTTAAAACCTATCAGCGTTTGAACAGCGATCCGTTGAATGCGATCACCAATGTGTTCTCCAAATTGGATGAAGATGAAGCGGCAGCGCTTCAAATCATGATTCGTCCGAAAAAGGAAGGCTGGCAAGAAGAAGGCCGTGAACTTGCACGAGAAATCATGAAAAATAAAAAACCGTCCTTTTTGTCCATGTTGAATCCTATTTCTTGGTTTGGGACTTTGATCAATTTGCTGTTCCGTGGGCCCACCCAGGAATATTTGGGATACAATGCCGAGCAACAACGCTACACCGAGCGCACCACTCCCATGACGGATGAACAAATAAAGGCGATTGAAGAAAAAAATACACAGCCCGGATTTGAGAGTGTGATTCGCCTTGTGATCAGTTCGCCGGATCCGGTGATGGCCAAACAACAATACACCAGTATTCGCAGTGCGTTTGCTCAGTATGAAAGCATCGACAATAATGAATTACTGCACACTCGTTATCACAACGATAAACAATTGGCCGTCAATTTTATTTATCGAAATTTAAAGCGCAATTGGACTCAACGGTTTTATCATCTTTTCAATGGCCCGATGATTCTTTGCGCCGAAGAATTGGCTTCACTTTTTCATATTCCGGACATCCGATACAATCTCGCGCCGCACATCCGTTGGCAAAACTTTAAAATCGCCAAAGCGCCGGAAAATCTTCCCAAAGAAGGAATGTTGATCGGCCACAACTTTTATCGCGGAGAAAAACGGGAAGTTCGAATCAAACAAGAAGATCGTTTCAGGCATTTTTACGTGATTGGACAAACCGGAACCGGTAAATCGTCCACCTTGCAAGTTATGATTCGTCAAGACTTGAAGGAGGGTCGCGGGCTCTGTGTGATCGACCCGCACGGCTCACTCATTGAGGATATTTTGCCATTTGTACCGCGAGAACGCGCGGATGACGTGGTTTATTTCAGTCCCGGCGATTTGGAACGACCGGTGGGGCTCAATCTTTTGGAAGCGACCACGCCGGAAGAGCAAGACTGGGTGGCGTTGGAAGCCATGAATATCATGATAAAATTATTTGATGAAGAAGTCTTTGGACCCCGCATTCAGGACTATTTCCGCAACGGTTGTTTGACGCTTATGGCGGATCCCGAAGGCGGATCTTTAACCGATGTGGTGCGTCTATTCACGGATGACGATTATCAAAAAACAAGAACCAAACACGTGACCAATCCGATCGTGAAATCGTTCTGGGAACAGCAAATGGCCAAGACCGGAGCGCGAGAGAAACAAGAAATGATCCCTTATTTTGCCGCTAAATTCGGTCAATTTGTGACCAATGGAATGATGCGTAACATTATTGGTCAAGCCAAGTCCGCGTTTGATTTTACGGATGTGATGAATAATAAAAAGATTCTTTTGATGAATCTTTCCAAAGGAGAAACCGGTGAAGTGAACTCCAAACTGCTCGGTTTGATCATTGTGGCTAAAATTCAAATGGCGGCCATGCGCCGACAAAAGCAATCTAAAGAACAACGCGAACCCTTTTTCCTCTACATCGATGAGTTCCAAAATTACGTAACCGACAGTATCGAATCGATCTTGTCCGAAGCTCGCAAATATCGCTTGGGCTTGGTGCTTGCTCATCAGTATTTGGCGCAGTTGGAAGGGTCTCAAGCAAAAAAAGGAGCCAAACAAGTGTCATTGAAAGATGCCATTTTTGGTAACGTGGGTTCCATTATGGCGTATAAAATCGGTGCTCAGGACGCGGAGTTTATGGCCAAAGAAATGGCGCCGGTGTTTTCCGAGCAAGATCTCATCAGTATGGATAAATACAAAGGCGTGATCAAGCTTTCTATCGACACTCAGCCGAGCCGCCCGTTCAGTATCATTCCGGTCAACCCGTACACGGAAAAAGGCGATCTTGAGGCTGCCGAAGCCTATAAACAACTTTCCCGTCTCAAATACGGAAGGGATAAAGATTTTGTGGAAAGAGAAATCTTTAGAAGGTTAGGGGCGATTTGAGGCGAGAGGGAAGGAAGAATTTTTGTTCAAATGGAAGCGAAATGTCTCGGATCATGATTCTCGACATTTCTTTCTTGAAAATTTTCACAAAAATTTTCCTCTCCCACTCGCACGAATAAGCTAAATTTATATAATGTCAACACCCTCTCATGGTTGAAAGGTTGATTTTTTGGTATAATAGAAAGATTTATAAACAAAAAACTAAAACAAAAATCCCATGCGTTCTATACGCCATGCTAA
- a CDS encoding peptidoglycan-binding protein — translation MRSIRHAKLMAFALVFVAFPLRIPTVQAETLFPYVQTFRVSAYYSPCEGQSYYVTGSYEGDIRLNGNGTNGADGTPVYAGMIAAPKTYPFGTKMNIPGIGLTAVHDRGGAIVTAGNRGQTYDRLDVWMGACEPGLERALNWGLKTVDVTVYGLDEGVTEEVYFEEFTASEAIVKNVILAPQLFPEDVWYLSNGEDVEKLQGYLIELGYFAGPITGYYGEDTREAVVQFQLDNGVISSVDDFGAGHTGVNTRKMLDLMLAKFREEQDNEEFQAYQKGLLLIDSYPDLGMNRISFSRDLVLGMSGEDVKILQQELTDLGYLRVEATGYYGEVTEHAVFKFQQKMGILTAQTDAGAGVFGPNTRSTLNRIVESRTQALSNIALNRSNPNDSIASSETSKIASLVRTLNFGDRGADVKTLQTLLRELGFFKGAMVTEYYGQQTRTAVQNFQLKNNLIASVNDANAGQVDEITLAMLKNLL, via the coding sequence ATGCGTTCTATACGCCATGCTAAGTTAATGGCTTTCGCCCTTGTCTTCGTCGCCTTTCCGTTACGAATTCCAACCGTACAAGCCGAAACGCTTTTTCCCTATGTTCAAACCTTTCGAGTTTCCGCATACTACTCCCCTTGCGAGGGACAATCGTATTATGTGACCGGTTCTTATGAGGGAGATATTCGCCTCAATGGAAACGGCACGAATGGAGCGGATGGGACACCGGTTTATGCGGGTATGATCGCGGCACCCAAGACCTACCCCTTTGGCACAAAAATGAACATTCCCGGCATTGGTCTAACGGCGGTGCATGATCGCGGCGGTGCCATTGTAACCGCCGGAAATCGCGGGCAAACGTACGATCGTTTGGATGTGTGGATGGGTGCTTGTGAACCCGGGCTCGAACGTGCGCTCAACTGGGGACTCAAAACCGTGGATGTCACGGTTTATGGGTTGGATGAAGGGGTCACCGAAGAGGTTTACTTTGAAGAATTCACGGCCAGCGAAGCGATTGTAAAAAATGTAATTTTAGCCCCTCAACTTTTCCCTGAGGATGTTTGGTATTTATCCAATGGCGAAGATGTTGAGAAGCTCCAAGGTTATCTCATTGAATTGGGATATTTTGCCGGCCCAATTACGGGTTATTATGGTGAGGATACTCGCGAGGCTGTGGTCCAATTTCAGCTCGACAATGGCGTGATCAGCTCCGTGGATGATTTTGGGGCGGGACACACCGGAGTCAACACTCGCAAGATGCTTGACCTCATGCTCGCCAAATTCCGTGAAGAGCAAGACAATGAAGAATTCCAAGCCTATCAAAAAGGATTGCTTCTCATTGATTCTTATCCGGATTTGGGGATGAACCGTATTTCTTTTTCACGTGATTTGGTGTTGGGAATGTCGGGAGAAGACGTTAAAATCCTTCAACAAGAATTAACGGATTTGGGATACCTTCGCGTGGAAGCCACAGGATATTACGGTGAAGTCACCGAACATGCGGTGTTTAAATTTCAACAAAAAATGGGGATTTTGACGGCTCAAACCGATGCCGGAGCCGGGGTTTTTGGGCCCAACACCCGCTCTACATTGAATCGAATTGTGGAATCGCGCACCCAAGCCTTAAGCAATATTGCTCTCAACCGATCCAACCCCAATGATTCTATTGCGTCTTCGGAAACGAGCAAAATTGCTTCTTTAGTACGGACTTTGAATTTTGGGGATCGCGGCGCAGATGTCAAAACCTTGCAAACTCTTTTGCGAGAATTGGGATTTTTTAAGGGGGCCATGGTCACGGAATATTATGGACAGCAAACCCGCACCGCGGTTCAAAATTTTCAACTCAAAAACAATTTGATCGCCTCTGTAAACGATGCGAATGCCGGACAAGTGGATGAAATCACGCTGGCGATGTTGAAGAACTTACTGTAA
- a CDS encoding DUF5665 domain-containing protein, with protein sequence MPPSQKAPLHKHQYIHVNTLRLKEMKEYFRYLSSFRSIFWRNFLAGTAQGLGFILGTVVVLTVTAYILGHVLSGLPWLGEFFGNLNFWLQQNVDKYQQS encoded by the coding sequence ATGCCTCCTTCTCAAAAAGCCCCCCTTCACAAACATCAATACATTCACGTCAATACGCTTCGCCTTAAAGAAATGAAGGAATATTTTCGTTATCTTTCTTCGTTTCGCAGTATTTTTTGGCGAAATTTTTTAGCTGGAACCGCACAAGGACTTGGATTTATTTTGGGCACGGTTGTGGTTCTTACGGTTACTGCTTATATTTTAGGGCATGTTCTTTCCGGACTGCCTTGGCTTGGAGAATTTTTTGGAAATCTCAATTTTTGGCTTCAACAAAACGTTGATAAATATCAGCAATCTTAA